CAGCCACGACGAGTGGGTCGGCGTGAAGTGGAGATGGAACCGAGGATGGCTGTGCAACCATCGTCGTACTTCCTCGGTCAGGTGCGCGCTGTGGTTGTCTGCAATCGCGTGGACCTCGTATCCCTTCGGCGCCTCTCGGTCGAGGGTGGCCAAGAAGGAGATGAACTCCTGGTGGCGATGCCGACGGTGGAACTCCACCACCACACTGCCGGTAAGGGTCTCGAGAGCCGCGAACAGATCGATGGTGCCGTTCCGCTTGTATTCGTGGGGACGCCCCTCCGGGAATTCCTTGCCCATGGGTAGGACGGTTTGGATCCGTTCCAGTGCCTGCATCTGGGGCTTCTCGTCCACGCTGAAGACGATTGCCTTCTCGGGTGGATTGAGGTAGAGCCCGACCACGTCGACCAATTTCTCCTCGAACTTGGGATCGGGACTCAACTCGAACGACTGGACGCGGTGGGGTTGGAGGTGACGCGCCCTCCAAACTCGGTGGACCGTCATGTGACTGACGCCCAGGTGATCGGCCAGAGTTCGAGTCGACCAGTGAGTCTCCCCGGAAGGTGTCTCGTGGAGCGTGGTCTCCACGATCTTGTTCACCAGCGTCTCCGAAAGCGCCGGGGCGCCCGGTCGGGGGGCATCTTGGCGGATCCCTTCGACTCGGAGGAGCGCAAATCGCGACCGCCAAAGTCCTACGGTAACGGGATTGGTGCCTAACTCCTCGACGATGGCCTTGTTGGTCTTCCCTTCGGCAGCTCGAAGAACGATCTGGGAGCGGAGGACCAAGCGTTGCTCGGTGGATCTCCCCCGAGACCAGTGTTCGAGTTCTCGGCGTTCCTCGGGAGCGAGCACTATGGGTGGCGCAACTCGCATGAAGAAGGGATAGCGAGGCCGGATATAACGATACGCATTTCAGTTACGACCCACTAGGCCGATGGGCTCTCCGAGCAACAGGTGACCCCACAATACCCCGAAGATCGGCATCAAGAAGGTGACGCTGAGCGCCTGGGTCGGCCCGGCCACCTGGAGGATGTGGAAGTACAGCAGATACGCCAGCACCGTCGAGAGCAGGGCGAGGCCGAGCATCGCTTCGACCGCGAGCGGCGTGAACCGCGCGCTCGGGAC
The nucleotide sequence above comes from Thermoplasmata archaeon. Encoded proteins:
- a CDS encoding IS630 family transposase encodes the protein MRVAPPIVLAPEERRELEHWSRGRSTEQRLVLRSQIVLRAAEGKTNKAIVEELGTNPVTVGLWRSRFALLRVEGIRQDAPRPGAPALSETLVNKIVETTLHETPSGETHWSTRTLADHLGVSHMTVHRVWRARHLQPHRVQSFELSPDPKFEEKLVDVVGLYLNPPEKAIVFSVDEKPQMQALERIQTVLPMGKEFPEGRPHEYKRNGTIDLFAALETLTGSVVVEFHRRHRHQEFISFLATLDREAPKGYEVHAIADNHSAHLTEEVRRWLHSHPRFHLHFTPTHSSWLNAVEGWFSKLMAKRLRRGSFRSVPDLRQAVRDYVGVHNQTAMPFVWTKSSSEILRKVRKIQRLSVTAH